From Pseudomonas putida, one genomic window encodes:
- a CDS encoding sensor histidine kinase has translation MDTILQAWEDFARTVELHREALSDKGLRSHAAFILQAVARDMDTPQSLQQEIDKSQGLGPSVVGESAAETHAALRFLDGFTLDQMVSEYRALRSSVLRLWLSQGASPDQADRVSEIIRFNEAIDQALVESIASYGKAVDTTRKMVLGVLGHDLRSPLTAIKMGAALLTKAKQWGEREQSLAVQIDTSADRANQLVNDLLDLARCNLGLGITVQRQDIDLTSLCARVVQEVCFAHPQINVVFERTDALPASVDPLRMSQVISNLMVNAIRHGDVERPIRVGATCVENMAVIEVHNWGKPISAEQITYLFDPEARLTRASRADGEQSQGLGLGLFIAKEITASHAGTIHVVSSPEQGTTFRVSFPRQPTT, from the coding sequence ATGGACACCATCCTCCAGGCTTGGGAGGACTTTGCTCGTACCGTTGAATTACATCGCGAAGCGCTCAGTGACAAAGGCTTAAGAAGTCATGCCGCCTTCATCCTTCAGGCCGTGGCTCGCGATATGGATACGCCGCAAAGCTTGCAGCAAGAGATCGACAAATCTCAGGGCTTAGGCCCATCTGTTGTGGGAGAAAGCGCTGCTGAGACACATGCTGCACTTCGCTTTCTGGATGGATTCACCCTCGATCAGATGGTGTCCGAATATAGAGCCCTCAGATCCAGCGTGCTCAGACTTTGGCTTTCACAGGGAGCATCACCCGATCAAGCGGATCGAGTATCCGAAATCATCCGTTTCAACGAAGCTATCGATCAGGCGCTCGTCGAGTCCATCGCTTCCTATGGCAAGGCTGTCGATACCACGCGCAAAATGGTGCTGGGGGTACTGGGTCACGATCTTCGATCACCGCTAACGGCAATTAAGATGGGAGCGGCGTTGCTTACCAAAGCGAAGCAGTGGGGAGAGCGTGAACAGAGCTTGGCGGTGCAGATCGACACCAGTGCCGACCGCGCCAATCAGTTGGTGAACGATCTGCTGGATCTCGCCAGATGCAACCTGGGCCTGGGCATCACGGTGCAACGTCAGGATATCGATCTGACGTCGTTGTGTGCCAGGGTGGTACAAGAGGTCTGCTTCGCCCATCCACAGATTAACGTCGTTTTTGAACGTACCGATGCACTGCCGGCGAGCGTCGATCCGCTACGCATGAGCCAGGTGATATCTAATCTGATGGTAAATGCCATACGACACGGGGATGTTGAGCGGCCAATCCGAGTAGGTGCAACCTGCGTTGAGAACATGGCCGTAATTGAGGTACATAACTGGGGAAAACCAATCTCTGCCGAGCAGATCACTTACCTATTTGATCCTGAAGCACGCTTAACACGCGCAAGTCGTGCTGACGGTGAGCAGAGCCAAGGTTTAGGGCTAGGTTTGTTCATAGCCAAGGAAATCACAGCCAGCCATGCCGGCACCATTCATGTTGTATCTAGTCCTGAGCAAGGTACGACTTTTAGGGTGAGTTTTCCGAGACAGCCAACGACATAA
- a CDS encoding PepSY domain-containing protein, which yields MKAMTRVFTGLALVGAMGATSAWADTPGADWKVNKDQAEATLKGAGYTQITKIEADDGHWEGEGIKADGKQYEFQVDPHDGKIIKDELDN from the coding sequence ATGAAAGCGATGACTCGAGTGTTCACTGGCCTGGCATTAGTTGGTGCTATGGGGGCTACTTCGGCATGGGCTGATACGCCCGGTGCTGATTGGAAGGTGAACAAGGATCAGGCTGAGGCCACCTTGAAAGGCGCAGGCTACACCCAGATTACCAAGATCGAAGCCGACGATGGTCACTGGGAAGGCGAGGGTATCAAGGCTGATGGCAAGCAATACGAATTCCAGGTTGATCCGCATGACGGCAAGATTATCAAAGACGAATTGGATAACTGA
- a CDS encoding NUDIX domain-containing protein: MSVTKHHPLRAKATIICSRNDKILLVRRKGSKWKFPSGVLATGEAPIVAAARELWKALALHCSGLNPVGTVEVGNVLHHIFTTDVPDGRCVALGRGIVACKWICWEDLSSSMLKPTAAALLSRDLKELVHHDGRPESVSAFNTN, from the coding sequence ATGAGCGTCACCAAGCATCACCCGCTCAGAGCCAAGGCCACGATCATCTGCTCACGAAATGACAAGATTCTGCTTGTCCGCAGGAAGGGTTCTAAATGGAAGTTTCCAAGCGGCGTGCTTGCGACCGGTGAGGCGCCAATCGTTGCCGCTGCTCGCGAGCTTTGGAAGGCTCTGGCGCTTCATTGCTCAGGCTTGAACCCTGTGGGCACCGTCGAGGTAGGCAACGTTCTCCACCACATTTTTACGACTGACGTACCAGACGGTCGCTGCGTCGCGCTTGGCAGAGGCATCGTCGCCTGTAAGTGGATTTGTTGGGAGGACTTGAGCTCAAGCATGCTGAAGCCCACAGCCGCTGCTTTGCTTTCACGAGATCTGAAGGAGCTCGTTCACCATGATGGGCGCCCGGAATCAGTGTCGGCTTTCAACACAAACTGA
- a CDS encoding NUDIX domain-containing protein, with product MNQSRELHSTVICLQAGKVLLVRKEAPQWSLPGGKIDPGETQLEAARRELQEETCLELTDAQVLGHHVLQAEEHWLYRMAVPASVMPRPSHEIVECRWFSIEEITKTSVKPTNVELLRREGIITADE from the coding sequence ATGAATCAGTCGAGAGAGCTTCATTCCACCGTCATCTGCCTGCAGGCAGGAAAGGTATTGCTTGTACGCAAGGAGGCACCTCAGTGGTCACTCCCTGGCGGCAAAATCGATCCTGGCGAAACGCAGCTTGAAGCAGCACGTCGTGAGCTACAGGAAGAAACGTGCCTAGAACTGACTGACGCTCAGGTTTTGGGGCATCACGTGCTCCAAGCGGAAGAGCACTGGCTGTACCGAATGGCCGTTCCGGCCAGCGTGATGCCTCGACCTTCGCACGAGATAGTGGAGTGTCGCTGGTTCTCAATCGAGGAGATCACCAAAACCTCAGTCAAGCCAACAAACGTAGAACTGCTAAGACGAGAAGGAATAATCACCGCTGACGAATAG
- a CDS encoding zinc-dependent alcohol dehydrogenase, with translation MRALTYHGAHDVRVDNVPDPIIEQEDDIILRVTATAICGSDLHLYRGKIPETEAGDIFGHEFMGIVEDTGNAVTNLQIGDRVVIPFVIACGSCFFCQHDLFAACETTNTGRGSIINKKGIPPGAALFGYSHLYGGIPGGQADYVRVPKGNVGPFKVPTTLADDKVLFLSDILPTAWQAVINAEIGQGSSLAIYGAGPVGLLSAACARMLGAQTIFMVDDNDYRLAYAQEAYGVIPINFEQDDDPADSIIRQTPGMRGVDAVIDAVGFEAKGSTAETVMTALKIEGSSGKALRQSIAAVRRGGIVSVPGVYAGFIHAFMFGDAFDKGLTFKMGQTHVQKYLPELLEHIEAGRLQPELIVTHRLALEEAAMGYKMFDQKQDNCRKVILVPGAAAGTLGPDYV, from the coding sequence ATGAGAGCACTGACCTACCACGGAGCACACGACGTCAGGGTCGATAACGTCCCTGACCCGATCATCGAGCAAGAAGACGACATTATCCTCAGGGTCACCGCCACAGCCATTTGCGGCTCTGACCTGCACCTTTACCGAGGCAAAATTCCAGAAACCGAAGCGGGCGATATCTTCGGCCATGAGTTCATGGGCATCGTCGAAGACACCGGGAATGCAGTCACCAATCTCCAGATCGGCGACCGCGTGGTGATTCCCTTTGTGATTGCGTGCGGCAGCTGCTTCTTCTGTCAGCACGATCTGTTTGCTGCCTGCGAAACCACCAACACAGGTCGTGGCTCGATCATCAACAAAAAGGGCATTCCACCGGGCGCCGCTTTGTTCGGATACAGCCATCTCTATGGCGGTATCCCTGGCGGCCAAGCGGACTACGTCAGGGTGCCCAAGGGCAACGTCGGCCCGTTCAAAGTGCCCACCACGCTGGCCGACGACAAGGTGCTGTTCCTCTCGGACATTCTGCCAACCGCCTGGCAGGCGGTCATCAATGCCGAGATTGGCCAGGGCTCATCGCTGGCGATTTATGGTGCCGGGCCTGTGGGCTTGCTGAGCGCCGCCTGTGCGCGAATGCTCGGCGCTCAGACCATCTTCATGGTCGACGACAACGATTATCGCCTGGCCTACGCACAAGAGGCCTATGGGGTCATACCGATCAATTTCGAGCAAGACGACGATCCCGCCGACAGCATAATCCGCCAGACGCCAGGCATGCGCGGCGTCGATGCGGTGATCGATGCGGTCGGTTTCGAGGCCAAAGGCAGCACCGCCGAAACGGTAATGACGGCGCTGAAGATCGAAGGCAGCAGTGGCAAGGCGCTGCGCCAGAGCATTGCTGCGGTGCGACGCGGTGGGATTGTCAGCGTTCCAGGTGTGTACGCCGGCTTCATCCACGCCTTCATGTTCGGCGATGCCTTCGACAAGGGGCTCACCTTCAAAATGGGCCAGACCCATGTGCAGAAATACTTGCCTGAACTTCTTGAACACATCGAAGCAGGTCGCCTGCAACCAGAGCTGATCGTCACCCACCGCCTGGCCCTCGAAGAAGCGGCCATGGGCTACAAGATGTTCGATCAGAAGCAGGACAACTGCCGCAAGGTCATCCTCGTGCCAGGCGCGGCAGCAGGCACCTTGGGCCCTGACTACGTGTAA
- a CDS encoding PLD nuclease N-terminal domain-containing protein: MNGLASYFWIAVAAILLLIDLWAIVSVFRSDKSDAVKAAWALLIVALPLVGLGIWGVAGPRGIKRGTGPTSDEHSKG, translated from the coding sequence ATGAACGGTCTCGCCAGCTACTTCTGGATTGCCGTGGCGGCAATCCTCTTGCTCATCGATCTATGGGCCATCGTCAGCGTATTCAGAAGCGACAAGTCAGATGCAGTGAAAGCGGCCTGGGCCCTGCTGATCGTCGCGCTACCGCTGGTTGGCCTGGGTATCTGGGGCGTTGCTGGCCCGCGCGGTATCAAGCGAGGTACCGGGCCCACTTCCGACGAGCACAGCAAAGGCTGA
- a CDS encoding SDR family oxidoreductase: protein MIDQATGMKSGERYRVENVERAHQFPGFFQDGKYYLGPELLTAVGWLEGTRFIYDSLDAEGEPVFPNREAGTVEGLTLTLIDGTSLELSRIEASETVAPLDLSASGAQREAPVRGAPLKGPLRGKVVVITGASSGIGRAAAHAFACKGARLVLAARDEEALFDVLDECTDCGTDAIAITTDVTHSDQVQALAVQAADFGHGRIDIWVNNAGVGAVGNFEETPLEAHEQVIQTDLIGYLRGAYVALPFFKAQGSGILINTLSLGSWVAQPYAAAYSASKFGLRGLTEALRGELTEYPNIHVCDIYPAVMDTPGFRDGGNYTGHTLTPPGPVYDPEMVAKAMVACAISPRAHTTVGAAARLAHLASYLIPGLPLLSGRLTRWGINRSPIAEASSGNLFDPPSGRRGIDGGWRKPKDKTPLLIGAAALGILVGFTLTHSRRRDS, encoded by the coding sequence ATGATCGATCAAGCGACAGGCATGAAATCAGGCGAACGCTATCGCGTGGAAAACGTGGAGCGCGCTCATCAGTTTCCAGGCTTCTTTCAAGACGGGAAGTATTATCTCGGCCCTGAACTTCTCACCGCCGTGGGCTGGCTCGAAGGTACGCGCTTCATCTACGACAGCCTGGATGCCGAAGGTGAGCCCGTATTTCCAAACCGGGAGGCAGGCACGGTGGAAGGGCTGACGTTGACCCTGATCGATGGCACCTCTCTTGAGCTCTCGCGGATCGAGGCCAGCGAAACCGTTGCCCCCCTTGACCTCAGCGCCTCGGGTGCGCAACGAGAAGCGCCTGTCCGTGGCGCTCCGCTCAAAGGGCCTCTGCGCGGCAAGGTCGTGGTCATCACCGGCGCATCCAGCGGCATAGGCCGAGCCGCCGCGCATGCCTTTGCGTGCAAAGGTGCTCGCCTGGTACTCGCCGCACGCGATGAAGAGGCGTTGTTCGACGTGCTGGATGAATGCACCGATTGCGGTACGGATGCCATAGCGATCACGACCGACGTTACCCACAGCGACCAAGTTCAAGCGCTTGCCGTTCAGGCCGCAGACTTTGGACATGGACGGATCGATATCTGGGTCAACAATGCCGGGGTCGGCGCGGTCGGCAATTTCGAAGAAACGCCGTTGGAGGCGCACGAGCAGGTCATCCAGACTGACCTGATCGGTTACCTGCGAGGTGCCTACGTCGCCCTTCCCTTCTTCAAGGCACAGGGCAGCGGCATTCTGATCAACACGCTGTCGCTGGGCAGCTGGGTGGCCCAGCCCTACGCCGCCGCTTATTCGGCGAGCAAATTCGGCTTACGTGGACTGACCGAGGCATTGCGAGGCGAGCTGACTGAATATCCCAACATCCATGTCTGCGATATCTATCCAGCAGTCATGGACACACCTGGCTTCCGAGACGGTGGCAACTACACCGGACATACGCTGACACCGCCAGGCCCCGTATACGATCCCGAGATGGTGGCAAAGGCTATGGTGGCCTGCGCAATCTCGCCTCGTGCTCACACCACGGTTGGCGCTGCGGCGCGCCTCGCGCATTTGGCCAGCTACCTGATACCAGGCCTGCCTCTGTTGTCAGGAAGGCTGACGCGCTGGGGGATAAATCGCAGCCCCATAGCCGAAGCATCATCAGGCAACCTCTTTGATCCTCCAAGTGGCCGGAGGGGTATCGACGGAGGCTGGAGAAAGCCGAAAGACAAAACGCCGCTGCTGATCGGCGCAGCGGCGCTGGGAATCCTTGTAGGTTTTACACTCACACATTCACGACGCAGGGATAGCTAG